A stretch of Anaeromyxobacter dehalogenans 2CP-1 DNA encodes these proteins:
- the brxE gene encoding BREX-6 system BrxE protein produces MSAPVTVSTVDSILAVQLTVAWAGESRETTKRLGWWHTDLIDSTGGGDFLARLLPRTHAWSSLEAVREAARRTDEAARRGMADPDQVRTLYFLGFDLDERLAERLAELKRGGQPPASALSFLVALDAPFSSEKLTEALAFGAGRAPAYDVVPGGRQLKGTVPSAPELLVQNLAAALLPLAERYPTPFYRVRP; encoded by the coding sequence GTGTCGGCCCCCGTCACCGTCTCGACCGTCGATTCCATCCTCGCCGTCCAGCTCACGGTCGCCTGGGCTGGCGAGTCGCGAGAGACGACGAAACGCCTCGGCTGGTGGCACACCGACCTCATCGACTCCACGGGAGGCGGCGACTTCCTGGCGCGCCTGCTCCCTCGAACGCACGCGTGGTCCTCCCTCGAGGCAGTGCGTGAAGCGGCCCGCCGCACCGACGAGGCGGCCCGGCGGGGGATGGCGGATCCGGATCAGGTTCGGACGCTCTACTTCCTCGGTTTCGACCTCGATGAGCGGCTCGCGGAACGGCTCGCGGAGCTGAAGCGCGGTGGCCAGCCGCCCGCATCGGCGCTCTCGTTCCTCGTCGCGCTCGACGCCCCGTTCTCGAGCGAGAAGCTCACGGAAGCGCTGGCATTCGGCGCTGGGCGTGCGCCGGCCTACGACGTTGTGCCCGGCGGTCGGCAACTCAAGGGCACGGTGCCGTCTGCCCCCGAGCTGCTCGTCCAGAACCTCGCCGCCGCGCTGCTCCCGCTGGCCGAGCGCTACCCGACGCCGTTCTACCGGGTGAGGCCGTGA
- a CDS encoding DUF1819 family protein — translation MIELGEVREPVASSATAPSEETEVHTRILRLALGIEEARAYWAHMDPAVPPGARALQAFDQRWFGAKTLERVKTLLPYLAARYDAFPEALDVLRRWRHMDPAARQVICHWHVQLSDPIYRRFTGEFLVERRTLLDPKVHRPGVARWVRQAFPGRWTESTIVQFASKLLSAASEAGLVSPKRDPRSLLFPKVPDDAIVYLLHLLRGIRHEGSLTENPYVASVGLADGFLDQRLRTIPAVTLRRMGALVELDWAHPTLTAWAEASL, via the coding sequence GTGATCGAGCTCGGTGAGGTGCGGGAGCCCGTCGCCTCGAGCGCCACGGCTCCGTCCGAGGAGACAGAGGTACACACCCGCATCCTCCGACTCGCGCTCGGCATCGAAGAGGCCCGCGCGTACTGGGCGCACATGGATCCAGCCGTCCCGCCCGGCGCGCGTGCTCTCCAGGCATTCGATCAGCGCTGGTTCGGCGCGAAGACCCTCGAGCGCGTCAAGACGCTCCTGCCCTACCTCGCCGCGCGGTACGACGCGTTCCCGGAGGCACTCGACGTGCTCCGCCGTTGGCGGCACATGGACCCCGCCGCGCGCCAGGTGATCTGCCACTGGCACGTCCAGCTCAGCGACCCGATCTACCGGCGATTCACCGGCGAGTTCCTCGTCGAGCGGCGCACGCTGCTGGACCCGAAGGTGCATCGCCCCGGCGTGGCGCGCTGGGTGCGCCAGGCGTTCCCCGGCCGCTGGACCGAGTCCACGATCGTCCAGTTCGCGTCGAAGCTGCTCTCCGCGGCGTCCGAGGCCGGCCTCGTCTCGCCGAAGCGCGATCCCCGGTCGCTGCTCTTCCCCAAGGTGCCGGACGACGCGATCGTCTACCTCCTGCACCTGCTCCGCGGCATCCGCCACGAGGGCTCGCTCACGGAGAACCCGTACGTCGCGTCGGTCGGTCTCGCGGACGGGTTCCTCGACCAGCGCCTCAGGACGATCCCGGCGGTCACGCTCCGCCGCATGGGCGCCCTCGTCGAGCTCGACTGGGCGCACCCGACCCTTACCGCGTGGGCGGAGGCCTCGCTGTGA
- a CDS encoding BREX protein BrxB domain-containing protein: MTEPLFQQSTLDDAVQALRRDLLADGGPRISTMRNYRFAILPYKPAEEFKLRKLMRRLADDLKGEGWGVLAISLQKLLLDRIRATGTSNVEALIAREKSLHGRDPERALEHLRQKIGPLIEGPGGIAADVARLIDGFAAANPDADRTLVLVGRSGALYPFFRTSALLKHIDGKTRNIPVVLLYPGERRGTTELSFMGELKPDRDYRPRIYP, translated from the coding sequence GTGACGGAGCCGCTCTTCCAGCAGTCGACGCTCGACGACGCGGTCCAGGCCCTTCGCCGCGACCTCCTCGCGGATGGCGGGCCGCGCATCAGCACGATGCGCAACTACCGGTTCGCCATCCTCCCGTACAAGCCCGCCGAGGAGTTCAAGCTCCGCAAGCTCATGCGCCGGCTCGCGGACGATCTGAAGGGCGAGGGGTGGGGCGTCCTCGCCATCTCCTTGCAGAAGCTGCTGCTCGACCGCATCCGCGCGACGGGAACCTCGAACGTCGAGGCGCTGATCGCGCGAGAGAAGTCGCTGCACGGGCGCGATCCGGAGCGGGCGCTCGAGCACCTCCGTCAGAAGATCGGGCCGCTCATCGAGGGCCCGGGCGGAATCGCCGCCGACGTCGCGCGGCTGATCGACGGGTTCGCCGCGGCGAACCCCGACGCGGACCGGACCCTCGTGCTCGTCGGCCGGAGCGGCGCGCTCTACCCCTTCTTCCGCACCTCGGCGCTGCTCAAGCACATTGACGGCAAGACCCGGAACATCCCGGTCGTCCTGCTTTACCCAGGCGAGCGGCGGGGCACGACGGAGCTCTCCTTCATGGGCGAGCTGAAGCCTGACCGCGATTACCGTCCCCGCATCTATCCGTAG